From a region of the Constantimarinum furrinae genome:
- a CDS encoding SRPBCC domain-containing protein yields MKRKEFKIKIDATPHKVWDVLWSDKTYPEWTKVFSDGSHAKTDWQEGSKVLFLDGKGNGMVSRIRKKIDGHYMSFEHLGYVKDDEEILSGEEVEKWQGGQENYTLIQNDGKTELQIEMDIMEEYLDKFNDTFPKALNEVKRISEINKQNQ; encoded by the coding sequence ATGAAAAGAAAGGAATTCAAAATCAAGATCGATGCTACACCCCATAAGGTTTGGGATGTGTTGTGGAGTGATAAAACGTATCCTGAATGGACAAAAGTCTTTTCAGACGGATCACACGCCAAGACCGATTGGCAGGAGGGAAGTAAAGTTTTGTTTCTGGATGGTAAAGGAAACGGAATGGTGAGCAGAATAAGGAAAAAAATAGATGGCCATTATATGTCTTTTGAACACCTTGGCTATGTCAAGGACGATGAGGAGATCCTTAGCGGCGAAGAAGTTGAAAAATGGCAGGGAGGTCAGGAGAATTACACCTTAATCCAAAATGATGGTAAAACCGAATTACAGATCGAAATGGATATAATGGAGGAATACCTAGATAAGTTCAACGACACTTTCCCAAAGGCGTTGAACGAAGTAAAACGAATCTCCGAGATCAATAAACAGAACCAGTAA
- a CDS encoding DUF6660 family protein: protein MKAVTLIFALFMLLLSFKPCSDGFSADHNEDPIAIEDHDHSEDSDDSCPAVCFCNCCGTSVTFELLEQFLPKNPLQIISIPVSDYISLYSFNYLNSIWHPPQFVS from the coding sequence ATGAAAGCAGTTACTCTCATATTTGCTTTGTTTATGCTTCTACTGTCGTTCAAGCCTTGTTCTGACGGATTTAGCGCCGATCACAATGAAGATCCCATTGCCATCGAAGATCACGATCATTCAGAAGACAGTGATGATTCCTGCCCCGCCGTTTGTTTTTGCAATTGCTGCGGAACGTCAGTCACATTTGAACTCCTGGAACAATTCCTTCCGAAGAACCCCTTACAGATAATTTCAATACCTGTGTCAGATTATATAAGTTTATACTCCTTCAATTATTTGAATTCCATCTGGCACCCTCCACAATTTGTTAGCTAA
- a CDS encoding cold-shock protein, with product MGKSQQTYSKSEKEKKRLKKREEKQKKKIARKAEALEKGPGIEFAYVDHNGNLTDTPPDPSKKVEVEAENIVIGIPKMTDADREAKDPTRTGKVSFFDTSKGYGFIVDSENNEKYFTHVSGLVDTIAENDTVSFQLEKGLKGMNAVKVTLVK from the coding sequence ATGGGGAAATCACAACAAACCTATAGTAAAAGTGAAAAAGAAAAGAAGCGGCTAAAGAAGCGTGAGGAAAAGCAAAAGAAGAAAATTGCTCGTAAAGCTGAAGCCCTTGAAAAAGGCCCGGGTATAGAATTTGCCTATGTCGATCACAACGGAAACCTTACCGATACTCCTCCCGATCCATCGAAAAAGGTTGAGGTGGAAGCAGAAAATATAGTAATAGGAATCCCCAAGATGACCGATGCCGATAGGGAAGCAAAAGACCCTACACGTACCGGAAAAGTATCCTTCTTTGATACTTCCAAAGGTTACGGATTCATTGTTGATTCTGAAAACAACGAAAAATATTTTACACACGTTAGCGGCTTGGTGGATACCATCGCCGAGAACGATACCGTGTCTTTTCAACTGGAAAAGGGCCTAAAAGGAATGAATGCTGTAAAGGTTACGCTTGTAAAGTAA
- a CDS encoding tetratricopeptide repeat protein — MKRIIFILVCVLVSQVNAQNTMTTAQWQEDLKFLQKTVHSDYPFLFKKTTAADFDKAVEELYKEIPELEKHEIIVGLARIVSSFKYGHTQLGFRSIADAYQVLPMNLYQFSDGVYIQGIHKDYSAALGAKVIAIGGMPVEKVMDAVYPVVPVENDQFFRAYGFRYMISPQILHAQKIIPTLSETVEFTLEKNGKTFKQNFKALDFGESVPLTYGFVQQQGDWLEAREQDKTPLYLKHLDKIYFYEYLPESKTVYVRQSQIQDDPSENIPAFYDRVFDFIEKNDVEKLILDVRLNGGGNNYKNKAVITRIIENKEINTVGNLYTIIGRRTFSACQNLVNELDNYTNTIFIGEPTGENVNFYGDNNRVMLPNSELPVYLSFAWWQDKPQWEGAEWTAPHFPIDMSFEDYKTNKDPVLDAALNNNNTDLILSPMDYLTKMYLAGDMEKLQSEAQRLVNDPTYRFFDFEGALNDAGYRVLNDSEYKEAVTIFSFVTQLFPDSPNAWDSLAEGYWKAGNKEKAIEYYNKALTMDPEGPTGKNAKEMLRRINEGH; from the coding sequence ATGAAAAGAATCATCTTTATCTTAGTATGCGTACTTGTTTCACAGGTTAACGCGCAAAACACCATGACTACTGCCCAATGGCAGGAAGACCTGAAATTTTTACAGAAAACGGTACATTCCGATTATCCCTTTTTATTCAAAAAGACTACGGCAGCCGATTTCGACAAAGCCGTAGAAGAGCTTTATAAAGAAATTCCTGAACTTGAAAAGCACGAGATCATCGTTGGATTGGCACGCATTGTTTCTTCATTTAAATACGGACATACTCAACTCGGTTTCAGGAGTATTGCGGATGCTTATCAGGTTTTACCTATGAACTTGTATCAGTTTAGCGATGGAGTTTATATCCAGGGAATACATAAGGATTATTCGGCAGCATTGGGAGCTAAAGTCATTGCCATAGGAGGAATGCCTGTAGAAAAAGTAATGGACGCCGTTTATCCGGTGGTTCCGGTTGAAAACGATCAGTTTTTTAGAGCCTACGGATTCCGGTATATGATAAGTCCGCAAATCCTTCATGCGCAAAAAATAATTCCAACGTTATCTGAGACTGTCGAATTCACTTTGGAAAAGAACGGTAAGACCTTCAAACAAAACTTTAAGGCTTTAGATTTCGGTGAAAGTGTTCCGCTTACGTATGGGTTTGTTCAACAGCAAGGAGATTGGCTAGAGGCCCGTGAGCAAGATAAGACACCATTGTATTTGAAGCACTTAGATAAAATTTACTTCTATGAATATCTGCCCGAATCAAAAACGGTCTATGTACGGCAGAGTCAGATACAGGATGATCCTTCAGAGAATATTCCGGCCTTTTACGATCGGGTTTTTGATTTTATTGAAAAGAATGATGTAGAAAAACTTATTCTGGATGTAAGGCTTAATGGTGGCGGAAATAACTACAAGAACAAAGCCGTGATCACACGCATCATTGAGAACAAGGAGATCAATACGGTCGGGAACTTATACACAATTATAGGTCGGCGAACTTTTTCTGCCTGCCAGAATCTGGTTAATGAACTCGATAATTATACCAACACCATTTTTATTGGAGAACCTACAGGGGAGAATGTAAACTTCTATGGTGATAACAATCGGGTTATGCTTCCAAACAGTGAACTACCGGTATATTTATCTTTCGCTTGGTGGCAGGACAAACCACAGTGGGAAGGAGCCGAATGGACAGCACCTCATTTTCCAATTGATATGAGCTTCGAGGATTATAAAACAAATAAGGATCCTGTACTTGATGCGGCCCTCAATAATAACAATACAGATCTCATACTATCACCTATGGATTACCTTACCAAAATGTATCTGGCAGGTGATATGGAAAAACTACAGTCGGAAGCACAACGACTGGTGAACGACCCGACCTATCGATTCTTTGATTTTGAAGGAGCTCTTAACGATGCCGGATATCGCGTATTGAATGATAGTGAATACAAAGAAGCGGTGACCATTTTTAGTTTTGTAACTCAATTATTCCCCGATTCTCCTAATGCTTGGGATAGCCTCGCGGAGGGGTACTGGAAAGCAGGGAACAAAGAAAAAGCTATCGAATATTACAACAAGGCACTTACCATGGATCCCGAAGGTCCTACCGGAAAGAACGCCAAAGAAATGCTTCGGCGGATTAATGAAGGACATTAA
- a CDS encoding VOC family protein, which translates to MKVHPYLNFDGNAEEAFRFYKSVFGGEFTAHMKMNEAPGTEGLSEEEKNRTMHISLPVAKDTILMASDIMPSAGQTLSKGNTMYVMLSPDSRDEADRLFNGLSKGGEVEMPLEDQFWGDYFGSFIDAFGIRWMINFSKEA; encoded by the coding sequence ATGAAAGTACATCCTTACTTAAATTTTGACGGAAATGCCGAAGAAGCATTCCGCTTTTACAAATCGGTATTTGGCGGTGAATTTACGGCCCATATGAAAATGAATGAAGCCCCGGGTACTGAAGGGCTTTCCGAAGAAGAAAAAAATAGAACCATGCATATCTCCCTTCCTGTTGCTAAGGACACGATTTTAATGGCATCAGACATAATGCCTTCAGCCGGACAAACTCTTTCTAAAGGAAACACTATGTATGTCATGCTTAGTCCCGATAGTCGGGATGAGGCCGATCGCCTGTTTAACGGGCTCTCAAAAGGGGGAGAAGTAGAAATGCCTCTGGAAGATCAGTTTTGGGGTGATTATTTTGGCAGTTTTATCGACGCCTTCGGAATACGATGGATGATCAATTTCAGTAAAGAAGCATAG
- a CDS encoding DEAD/DEAH box helicase, translated as MENAIGLQERKTDKELYTYQQGAINQIFKKFETAPDDYHLLYQLPTGGGKTVIFSEIVRQYLKHHNKKVLVMTHRIELCKQTSEMLSSFGVVNKVVNSTANLDDQERYICFVAMVETLNNRLNENKLDISDIGLVIIDEAHYNSFTKLFKFFEKSFILGVTATPLSSNRNLPMKDNYDELIAGESIQNLIENEFLARAEMFQYDMSLTSLEVGANGDYTVKSSEDLYTGPAMLDKLLESYVKHSEGKKTLIFNNGINTSIQVYYSFRAAGYPIMHLDNTASKKQRKQILKWFRETPNAILTSVSILTTGFDEPTIDTIILNRATKSLTLYYQMIGRGSRILNNKSSFKVIDLGNNCYRFGPWGSDLDWQLIFRSPDYYMDRLQSDEELESNFRYEMPEDIRIQFGKSEEVYFDVKETYMEAIRSGGSSKDVLEKSIAQHAYICIENSEDVYDALTLAKLLGDDIDNRIEKYAKCISKSTHNFLSWLKDDYRLKLRSYLRENFDTVFEEIHGYPPED; from the coding sequence TTGGAGAATGCGATTGGATTGCAGGAAAGAAAAACCGATAAGGAATTATATACTTATCAGCAAGGGGCTATAAATCAGATTTTTAAAAAATTTGAGACGGCACCAGATGATTACCACTTGTTGTATCAGTTACCAACAGGCGGTGGAAAAACAGTGATCTTTTCTGAAATAGTACGACAATACCTGAAACATCATAACAAAAAGGTTCTGGTGATGACGCACCGAATTGAACTTTGCAAACAAACTTCCGAAATGCTGAGCAGTTTTGGAGTAGTGAATAAAGTGGTGAACAGTACCGCAAACCTCGATGACCAGGAGAGGTATATTTGCTTTGTGGCCATGGTGGAAACCCTCAATAACAGGCTTAATGAGAACAAACTGGACATATCTGATATTGGTTTGGTGATCATTGATGAAGCACACTACAATTCCTTTACTAAACTGTTTAAATTCTTTGAAAAATCCTTTATTCTAGGCGTTACAGCCACACCGCTAAGTTCGAACCGCAATCTCCCCATGAAGGATAACTACGATGAACTCATCGCGGGAGAATCCATTCAAAATCTTATTGAAAATGAATTTCTGGCAAGAGCAGAAATGTTTCAGTACGATATGTCACTTACCTCACTGGAAGTTGGTGCCAATGGGGATTACACGGTAAAGTCTTCCGAAGACCTGTATACCGGCCCGGCGATGCTCGACAAACTGTTGGAGTCTTATGTTAAACATTCCGAAGGAAAAAAGACGCTTATCTTCAATAACGGGATCAACACTTCCATACAGGTATATTACAGTTTTAGAGCTGCGGGGTATCCTATCATGCACCTTGACAATACAGCTTCTAAAAAGCAACGAAAGCAGATCTTGAAATGGTTCAGGGAAACACCGAATGCCATTTTAACTTCGGTAAGTATATTAACCACCGGTTTCGACGAACCTACCATTGATACCATCATACTCAACAGAGCGACCAAATCGCTAACATTGTATTACCAAATGATCGGTCGTGGGTCCCGGATCCTGAATAATAAATCCAGCTTTAAGGTCATTGATCTGGGTAATAATTGTTATCGTTTTGGTCCCTGGGGTTCCGATCTGGATTGGCAGCTCATCTTCAGATCACCCGATTACTACATGGATCGACTGCAAAGTGATGAAGAACTGGAAAGTAATTTTAGGTATGAGATGCCCGAAGACATAAGGATTCAGTTTGGGAAAAGTGAAGAAGTTTATTTCGACGTCAAGGAAACCTATATGGAAGCCATAAGAAGTGGAGGCTCGTCCAAAGACGTTCTTGAAAAATCCATAGCACAACATGCCTATATCTGTATCGAGAACAGTGAGGATGTCTACGATGCGCTTACCCTTGCCAAACTCCTGGGGGACGATATTGACAACCGAATTGAAAAATACGCCAAATGCATCAGCAAAAGCACACATAATTTTTTGAGCTGGTTAAAGGATGATTACCGACTTAAATTACGTTCTTACCTGCGTGAGAATTTTGATACCGTTTTTGAAGAAATACACGGCTATCCGCCCGAAGATTGA
- a CDS encoding GlxA family transcriptional regulator encodes MKHVSILIPKGECSVVNIGGTHQMLSWVNEYRASTAKAPLFKIELVGIDLEADTTENLIPIKPQKTIKDINNTDLIIIPAMFGDYKRYLHENADFIPWMISQYKEGAEIVSLCIGSFFLATTGLLDGKQCSTHWQYANLFRQMFPKAIMTDDKIITECDGIYTSGGAYSFTNLVVYLIEKYAGRETAVMAAKGFMVDIDRSSQSPFMIFSGQKNHKDKEVLQIQNYIEQNFGDKFTVDSLCKKAALTRRTFERRFKNATSNTVLEYIQRVKVEAAKKELEVGRKSVTDVMYEVGYSDPKAFRDVFRKITDMTPLDYLNKYSVKAYA; translated from the coding sequence ATGAAACACGTATCCATACTTATTCCGAAGGGTGAGTGCAGTGTCGTAAATATTGGTGGTACCCATCAAATGTTATCCTGGGTAAATGAATATAGAGCCTCTACCGCCAAAGCTCCCTTGTTTAAGATTGAATTGGTTGGAATCGATCTTGAGGCCGATACTACTGAAAATCTTATTCCCATCAAGCCTCAAAAAACCATAAAGGATATCAACAATACCGACCTGATCATAATTCCCGCCATGTTTGGGGATTACAAGCGCTATTTACATGAAAACGCAGACTTTATCCCCTGGATGATCTCACAGTATAAGGAGGGTGCAGAAATAGTAAGTCTATGTATAGGTTCATTCTTTCTGGCGACCACCGGATTGTTGGACGGAAAACAATGTTCTACGCATTGGCAGTATGCAAATCTGTTCAGGCAAATGTTTCCAAAGGCAATTATGACAGACGATAAGATCATTACAGAATGTGACGGCATTTACACCAGTGGCGGGGCCTATTCGTTCACCAATTTGGTGGTTTACCTTATTGAAAAATACGCAGGGCGGGAAACAGCTGTGATGGCAGCCAAAGGTTTTATGGTAGATATTGATCGCAGCAGTCAGTCTCCGTTTATGATCTTCTCCGGACAGAAGAATCATAAGGATAAGGAGGTGTTACAAATCCAGAATTATATAGAACAAAATTTCGGTGATAAATTTACCGTGGATTCTTTGTGCAAAAAGGCAGCATTGACCAGAAGAACCTTCGAACGTAGATTTAAAAATGCAACTTCCAATACAGTGCTGGAATACATACAGCGTGTGAAGGTTGAAGCTGCCAAAAAAGAGTTGGAAGTTGGGAGAAAATCGGTAACGGACGTCATGTATGAAGTAGGTTATTCAGATCCGAAAGCATTCAGGGATGTTTTCAGAAAGATAACCGATATGACTCCTTTGGATTATTTAAATAAATATAGTGTAAAAGCTTATGCTTAA
- a CDS encoding YtxH domain-containing protein, translated as MKRNEKGLIALAGAAILGGLAYWKYRSLSAQEKADLKLKVKNTGERIKNSAIEVENSLSEKLSRLKNKSNNKVNDLSA; from the coding sequence ATGAAAAGAAATGAAAAAGGATTGATCGCATTGGCCGGAGCTGCAATTCTCGGCGGATTGGCATACTGGAAATACAGAAGCTTGTCTGCTCAGGAAAAAGCCGATCTTAAACTAAAGGTAAAAAATACCGGTGAGCGTATTAAGAATTCTGCTATTGAGGTAGAGAATTCACTTAGTGAAAAACTAAGCCGCTTAAAGAATAAGTCGAACAACAAAGTCAATGATCTTTCTGCTTAA
- a CDS encoding SRPBCC family protein produces the protein MEQLSPITIKTEVKASPERVWEVWNNPKHIIKWNSASPDWHTTKAESDLRAGGSFKSRMEAKDGSMGFDFSGIYSEVKAPERLKYKLDDGRKVSVNFEATKAGVRITETFDPETVNPIELQRDGWQAILDNFKAYIEQN, from the coding sequence ATGGAACAATTATCGCCAATTACCATAAAGACCGAGGTTAAAGCTTCTCCCGAAAGAGTCTGGGAAGTTTGGAACAATCCTAAGCATATCATAAAATGGAATTCGGCCAGTCCGGACTGGCATACAACCAAAGCGGAAAGCGATTTGAGAGCCGGTGGTTCGTTCAAATCACGTATGGAAGCCAAAGATGGAAGTATGGGGTTTGATTTCAGTGGGATTTATTCCGAAGTAAAAGCCCCGGAACGATTGAAGTATAAGCTTGATGATGGCCGAAAGGTGAGCGTTAACTTTGAAGCCACCAAAGCCGGGGTAAGGATTACCGAAACTTTCGATCCGGAAACCGTAAATCCAATCGAACTGCAACGGGATGGATGGCAGGCAATTCTGGATAATTTTAAGGCATACATAGAGCAAAATTAG
- a CDS encoding TonB-dependent receptor produces the protein MKKLIGSLMLSLMWCISIYAQNNTIEIVVVSDNEPLSGATVFIESLDKGAITNFDGIAVFSDIPDGTYEVQISFLGFEPVEVEVVVPQESPLVFNLEESENTLDAVVLQSSRGTRTIRKTPTRVEFIGSEELSEKAMMNPNSVSMVLRESTGIQMQQTSLSSGNTNIRIQGLDGRYTQLLRDGFPLYGGFSSGLSILQIPPLDLQQFEIIKGSSSTLYGGGAIAGLVNMVSKTPEDEPELQLMLSQTMAAGSTVNAFYSERYGKLGISLYGSGHYQKAYDPEDDDFSNLPETRSVSFNPKVFYYPSDATRLWLGLNGTYDNRLGGDMNAIEGEPNGIHQYTEENNSKRLSSQFEYRTELSPVNTLTVRNSISYFNRELTLPNLRFSGDQINSFSEATFQTFSKESDWIFGVNLYTVDFDEDDGEALQRDQQDVTFGAFGKNIYDLSDSWILETGFRLDHAKDWGTFALPRLSLLYKNDQGFSSRIGGGLGYKIPDIFTEEAERVNYENIMPIDTSTLEAERSYGGNIDFNYRSSLVTDIDVSINQLFYVTAIRDGLLLNPSEGNFLAFENADGTIVSKGAETNVKFSYKDFRWFLNYAYIDTRLNYLPTKPQKPLTARHNAGSVVMYEGSVWMLGFETFYTGQQLLPNGTKSRAYTLLGFLAMRNFDWGSVYVNFENFTDRRQSRYSPLVLPPHEDPVFPEIYAPTDGFILSAGIIIKPFGNEDEH, from the coding sequence ATGAAAAAACTTATAGGGAGCCTAATGCTCTCATTAATGTGGTGTATCTCTATATACGCCCAGAATAATACAATAGAAATAGTTGTGGTAAGTGATAATGAACCTTTATCGGGTGCTACAGTGTTTATCGAGTCCCTCGATAAAGGAGCAATCACTAATTTTGACGGAATAGCTGTATTTTCCGATATCCCAGATGGAACTTATGAAGTTCAAATTTCATTTTTGGGTTTTGAACCCGTTGAAGTTGAAGTTGTAGTTCCTCAAGAATCACCATTAGTCTTTAACTTAGAAGAGAGTGAAAACACGCTCGATGCAGTGGTACTTCAAAGTTCGAGAGGTACGAGAACCATAAGAAAGACCCCAACGCGTGTCGAATTTATCGGCTCTGAGGAACTCAGTGAAAAAGCCATGATGAACCCTAACAGTGTGTCTATGGTACTTCGGGAAAGTACCGGGATACAAATGCAACAAACGTCCTTGAGCAGTGGAAATACCAACATCCGAATTCAGGGTCTGGACGGTCGCTATACACAGTTGCTACGAGATGGGTTTCCGCTATACGGTGGATTTTCCAGCGGACTCAGTATTTTGCAGATCCCACCTTTGGATCTTCAGCAATTTGAGATCATCAAAGGAAGTTCATCGACTCTGTACGGGGGAGGTGCTATTGCCGGGCTGGTAAATATGGTTTCAAAAACACCTGAGGATGAGCCTGAGCTTCAGCTCATGTTGTCACAAACAATGGCTGCAGGAAGCACCGTGAATGCATTTTACAGCGAACGGTATGGGAAGCTGGGTATTTCATTATATGGTTCGGGTCATTATCAAAAAGCCTATGATCCCGAGGATGATGATTTTAGTAATCTGCCTGAAACCCGATCGGTTTCTTTTAATCCGAAGGTGTTTTACTACCCTTCAGACGCTACCCGGTTGTGGTTGGGGCTAAACGGAACCTATGATAACAGATTGGGGGGTGATATGAATGCCATTGAAGGTGAACCCAACGGGATCCACCAGTATACCGAAGAAAATAATTCGAAACGTCTAAGCAGTCAGTTTGAATATCGCACAGAACTCTCACCGGTTAATACCCTTACCGTCAGAAATAGTATTTCCTATTTTAACAGAGAGCTTACTCTTCCGAATCTCAGGTTTAGTGGGGATCAGATCAATTCATTTTCGGAAGCCACCTTTCAAACCTTTTCAAAAGAATCTGACTGGATCTTTGGTGTGAATCTATACACGGTAGACTTTGATGAGGATGATGGGGAAGCACTGCAGCGCGATCAACAAGATGTTACCTTTGGTGCCTTCGGAAAGAATATTTACGATCTTTCAGATAGCTGGATCCTGGAAACGGGCTTCAGGTTGGATCATGCCAAGGACTGGGGAACATTTGCATTACCCAGACTTTCTTTGCTTTATAAGAATGATCAAGGGTTTTCCAGTAGAATTGGTGGTGGATTGGGATATAAGATCCCTGATATTTTTACTGAAGAAGCCGAGCGTGTCAACTATGAGAATATTATGCCCATTGATACATCGACGCTGGAGGCCGAACGTTCTTATGGTGGTAATATCGATTTTAATTACCGAAGCTCCCTCGTTACAGATATTGATGTGTCCATAAACCAATTATTCTATGTAACAGCGATCCGTGACGGATTGCTCTTAAATCCATCGGAAGGAAACTTTCTGGCATTCGAGAACGCAGATGGAACGATTGTAAGTAAGGGAGCAGAAACCAATGTCAAGTTTTCGTATAAGGACTTCAGATGGTTTTTGAATTATGCCTATATAGACACCAGACTCAACTATTTACCAACAAAGCCTCAAAAACCCTTAACAGCCCGTCACAATGCAGGTAGTGTGGTTATGTACGAAGGCTCGGTTTGGATGCTTGGATTCGAAACCTTTTATACCGGACAGCAATTGCTTCCCAATGGAACAAAATCCCGGGCCTATACGCTGCTAGGGTTTCTTGCAATGCGTAATTTCGACTGGGGGAGTGTTTATGTGAATTTCGAAAATTTCACCGATCGAAGACAAAGTAGGTATTCACCGCTGGTACTGCCACCTCATGAGGATCCTGTCTTCCCGGAGATCTATGCGCCTACCGACGGATTTATTTTAAGTGCAGGGATCATCATTAAACCCTTTGGAAACGAAGACGAACATTAG